TTGGAAAGCCATACTTCCGAATTATGGCAAGAAATATTATCGATCATACAAACCAAGCTGAGTAAACCGAGTTTTGACACTTGGTTTAAAGCGACCAAGGCATTGACCATTAACGATCACTCCGTCGTCATTTCAGCACCGACAACGTTTGCTGTGGAATGGCTGGAGAGCCGATACACCAAGCTGGTTAGTGCAACCGTACTGGAGGTGGTGGGCAAACAGGTGGATGTCCGCTTTGTCATTGAAGAGGCTAAAGGACACGAACCTGTGCCGCAGCAGCCCTCGCCGCCGCTTGAAATATCCGGGGAAGAAATTCAGTCTCATATGCTGAATCCGAAGTATACGTTTGATACCTTTGTCATCGGTTCTGGCAACCGGTTCGCGCATGCTGCCTCGCTCGCTGTTGCTGAAGCTCCGGCTAAGGCGTATAACCCATTATTCCTATATGGTGGAGTTGGTCTTGGAAAAACGCACTTGATGCATGCGATCGGCCACTATATTTTGGAGCACAATCCCAGCAGTAGAGTCGTATATATTTCCTCCGAGAAATTCACCAACGAGTTCATCAACTCCATTCGGGATAACCGCGCTGAAAGCTTCCGCAACAAGTACCGTAGCGTCGATATTCTGCTCATTGACGATATTCAGTTCTTGGCAGGCAAAGAATCGACGCAGGAGGAATTTTTCCACACGTTTAACGCCCTGCACGAAGAGCGGAAGCAGATTATCATATCCAGTGACCGTCCGCCTAAGGAGATACCGACGCTGGAAGAACGGCTCCGTTCCCGGTTCGAATGGGGATTGATCACCGATATTCAACCACCGGATCTAGAGACGCGGATCGCTATTCTTCGCAAGAAAGCGAAAGCCGAGAATCTGGATATTCCGAACGAAGCCATGATGTATATCGCCAATCAGATCGATACGAACATTCGTGAGCTCGAAGGTGCCCTGATCCGTGTCGTTGCCTATTCCTCCCTAACCAATCAGGACGTAACCACGCATCTGGCAGCCGAAGCCCTGAAGGATATTATTCCGTCCAGTCGGCCGCGAATGATTACGATTCAGGACATCCAGCAAAAGGTCGGCGAGTATTACAACCTGAGGCTGGAAGACTTCAAAGCCCGCAAACGGACCAAAGCCGTCGCGTTTCCGCGGCAAATTGCCATGTACCTATCCCGTGAATTAACCGACTATTCCCTTCCCAAGATCGGAGAAGCATTCGGAGGCCGGGATCATACCACTGTCATACATGCCCATGAGAAGATTACCCAATCTCTGAAAAATGACCAGGAGCTGTTTAAAGTGGTCAATAATATTACGGAGAAAATCAAAAATCCAACCTGAACAAGTTCAAAGCCTATGCACAATCTATACACATGTGGATAGGCTTAATTTTATGCCTTTTCTGGGGCTTATCCACATATTCAGTGCCCCTATTACTATTACTAATAATAATTAATAAATAATTTAACCATAAAGAGGGGAATCCTCTTGGCATTCGCCAAGTGAAAAAACCCCTCTCATTTTTCCGTAAGGAGTGAAATTGATGAAAATCAGCATATTAAAAAATGTATTAAACGAATCCATTCAACACGTATCCAAGGCGATTTCCAGCCGAACCACAATTCCGATCCTCAGCGGCATTAAACTGGATGTCACCTATTCGGGTGTCACACTAACTGCTAGCGATACTGATATTTCCATTCAATCGTTTATTCCTGCGGAAGATGAGAAGCATACCATCGTCCAAGTAGAACAGCCTGGTAGTGTTGTGCTGCCAGCCAAATTTTTTGTTGAAATCATCAAGAAACTCCCTTCCCAAGAAATCCAGATGGAGGTAAAAGAAAACTTCCACACCTTTATCTCTTCGGGAGCTACGGAAATTCAGATGGTGGGTTTGGACCCGGAAGAATTCCCTGTATTGCCTAACATCGAAGACAGCCAAACCGTTTCTTTGCCTGGAGATCTGCTGAAAAATATGATCAAGCAAACGGTATTCTCCATTTCCACCCATGAAACAACGCCTATTTTGACTGGGGTATTATGGAGTCTGAACGACAATGAGCTGAAATTTACCGCTACAGACCGTCACAGATTGGCAACTCGCTCCGCACAGCTGGACAATGCGCAGGACATTTCGTTCAACAATGTCGTTATTGCGGGTAAAACGCTGAATGAGCTGAGCAAAATCATTCCGGACCAAAATACGCTGGTTGATATCGTTGTGGCCGATAATCAGGTATTATTTAAAATTGACCGTGTTCTGTTCTATTCCCGTATACTGGACGGCATTTATCCCGATACTTCTAGAATTATTCCAACATCGCATAAAACAGAACTCGTTTTGGACACAAAAAAATTAAGCGAGTCGATCGACCGCGCTTACCTGCTCTCCAAAGAGGAGAAAACGAACATTGTTCTCCTGCAAACGATGGAACATGGCGGCATTGAGATCTCTTCCAGCTCTTCCGAGCTTGGTAAAGTGCGTGAAGAATTGGATCTGGTCGATTTCAAAGGGGAGCCGCTGCGCATCTCGTTCAACTCCAAATATATGCTGGACGTGCTCAAGGTGGTTGAAAGTGAACAGCTGATGATCGCTTTCATGGGAGTTATGAGCCCGATCATTCTTAAACCGCTCGACGACAGCAAGAGCCAATATATTATTCTGCCGTACCGTACGGCCAATTAAAGTTATCCCCATGTTGATAGGGATGAAAGGACGAAGTCATGAAACAAATATTTATCCACAGTGAATATATCAAGCTGGATCAGTTCTTGAAGCTTTCAGATTGCGTATCCACAGGTGGGATGGCGAAGGCACTGCTGCAGGAAGGAGCAGTTCTGGTCAACGACGAAAAGGAAGAGCGGCGCGGACGCAAACTGGTACCTGGCGACATTGTCAAGGTGGAGGATTGCGGAACGTTTCAGGTGGCAGCACAATAGACAGCCTCCCGCAGCCGCTTTGGCGCTACGCGCGGAAGACGAGGGAGAGGATAAGCTTGTTTGTCAAAAATGTCAGCCTGCAGCACTATCGAAACTACGAGAAGCTGCAGCTTGAGGCGTTTGGTGACGTTAATTTGATTATCGGACGCAATGCTCAGGGAAAGACGAATTTGATGGAGGCGCTCTTCGTGCTTGCTTTAACGAAGAGCCACCGTACCTCCAAGGATCGCGAATTGATTGGATTCGACCAATCCAGTGCCCATATATCAGCCGAGATCGACCGCAAGTACGGAGCTTTGAAGCTGGAGCTGAGCTTATCCCAGCAGGGGAAGAAAGCAAAAATCAATGGACTTGAGCAGCGGAAGCTTAGCGATTTCATCGGCTCGCTCAATGTCGTAATGTTTGCTCCCGAGGATCTGGAGA
Above is a window of Paenibacillus sp. FSL K6-1330 DNA encoding:
- the dnaN gene encoding DNA polymerase III subunit beta; amino-acid sequence: MKISILKNVLNESIQHVSKAISSRTTIPILSGIKLDVTYSGVTLTASDTDISIQSFIPAEDEKHTIVQVEQPGSVVLPAKFFVEIIKKLPSQEIQMEVKENFHTFISSGATEIQMVGLDPEEFPVLPNIEDSQTVSLPGDLLKNMIKQTVFSISTHETTPILTGVLWSLNDNELKFTATDRHRLATRSAQLDNAQDISFNNVVIAGKTLNELSKIIPDQNTLVDIVVADNQVLFKIDRVLFYSRILDGIYPDTSRIIPTSHKTELVLDTKKLSESIDRAYLLSKEEKTNIVLLQTMEHGGIEISSSSSELGKVREELDLVDFKGEPLRISFNSKYMLDVLKVVESEQLMIAFMGVMSPIILKPLDDSKSQYIILPYRTAN
- the yaaA gene encoding S4 domain-containing protein YaaA, encoding MKQIFIHSEYIKLDQFLKLSDCVSTGGMAKALLQEGAVLVNDEKEERRGRKLVPGDIVKVEDCGTFQVAAQ
- the dnaA gene encoding chromosomal replication initiator protein DnaA; translated protein: MESHTSELWQEILSIIQTKLSKPSFDTWFKATKALTINDHSVVISAPTTFAVEWLESRYTKLVSATVLEVVGKQVDVRFVIEEAKGHEPVPQQPSPPLEISGEEIQSHMLNPKYTFDTFVIGSGNRFAHAASLAVAEAPAKAYNPLFLYGGVGLGKTHLMHAIGHYILEHNPSSRVVYISSEKFTNEFINSIRDNRAESFRNKYRSVDILLIDDIQFLAGKESTQEEFFHTFNALHEERKQIIISSDRPPKEIPTLEERLRSRFEWGLITDIQPPDLETRIAILRKKAKAENLDIPNEAMMYIANQIDTNIRELEGALIRVVAYSSLTNQDVTTHLAAEALKDIIPSSRPRMITIQDIQQKVGEYYNLRLEDFKARKRTKAVAFPRQIAMYLSRELTDYSLPKIGEAFGGRDHTTVIHAHEKITQSLKNDQELFKVVNNITEKIKNPT